In one Acanthochromis polyacanthus isolate Apoly-LR-REF ecotype Palm Island chromosome 20, KAUST_Apoly_ChrSc, whole genome shotgun sequence genomic region, the following are encoded:
- the LOC127531406 gene encoding NACHT, LRR and PYD domains-containing protein 3-like isoform X7, translating to MERMHQNPGPRPGPELSLVSMKDPCSKGAAMFFDRRLRSPEEEIHQNLEPGPEPRPGPGPSCVSMKSDGSKDNVIGSKRRQHSAGKKIHQNSEPGPEPSCVSMKSDDSMGDVINFKRRQRSAGMKIHQNLGPGPEPSCVSMKSDDSMGDIINFKRRQRSAGKKIHQKPGPGPGSGPSCVSMKSDDSMGDVINFRRRQHSAGKKIHQNLEIEPSCVSMKSDDSMGDVINFKRRQRSAEKKVEQQNSEVPRAQSDQQHHLDSIFMLLEDNMVTFVKKELKKMQKVVSPDYPQCSESQREDEEELEGDGEDQRSSREMFQQITVLFLRRIKQEKLADCLQSKLAAAVCRRKLKCDLKKKFQRVFEGIAKAGQPTLLNEIYTELYITEGGTAEVNDEHEVRQIEVASRKADRAETRIRPEDIFKGSPGRDGPIRTVMTQGVAGIGKTVLTQKLTLDWAEDKSNQDIHFMFPLTFRELNVVKERKFSLVELIHHFFSETKAAGICRFEDFEVVLIFDGLDECRLPLDFHNNEILTDVTQSTSVDVLLTNLIRGNLLPSAHLWITTRPAAANQIPPDCVDMVTEVRGFNDPQKEEYFRKRSRDEEQASSIISHMKTSRSLHIMCHIPVFCWITATVLEELLRSREGGDLPRTLTEMFIHYLVVQTKIKNVKYDGGTEIDPHWSPDSRRMIESLGKLAFEQLQKGNPIFYESDLAECGIDLEAASVYSGVFTQIFKEERGLYQDKVFCFVHLSVQEFLAAVYMFHCYSNRKEKVLEDFFREEWNGLYIAAAVAAASDDDADHDDDDNTDISSLDVFLKRVMEKSLRSKNGHLDLVVRFLHGLCLESNQRLLGGLLGQTENHPEMIQRVINNLKEMESDEISPDRSINIFHCLMEMKDLSVHQEIEEFLQSENRSKKRLSEIHCSALAYMLQMSEKVLDELDLDKYNTSKEGRRRLIPAVRNCRKFRLSSCGLSESHYEVIASALKSNPSHLIELDLSRNYLQDSGVKHLSAGLQNPNCNLETLRLSNCCLSKISCDSVISALKSNPSHLERLDLSKNYKLKDSGVKHLSGFLESPDCILKTLRWK from the exons ATGGAAAG GATGCATCAGAACCCAGGAccaagaccaggaccagaactcAGTCTTGTCTCCATGAAGGATCCTTGCTCAAAGGGCGCTGCCATGTTCTTTGACAGACGACTACGTTCTCCTGAGGAGGA GATCCATCAAAACctagaaccaggaccagaaccaagaccaggaccaggacccaGCTGTGTGTCTATGAAGAGTGATGGATCAAAGGACAACGTCATCGGGTCTAAAAGACGACAACATTCTGCTGGAAAGAA GATCCATCAAAActcagaaccaggaccagaacccaGCTGTGTGTCTATGAAGAGTGATGATTCAATGGGTGATGTCATCAACTTTAAAAGACGACAACGTTCAGCTGGAATGAA GATTCATCAGAACctaggaccaggaccagaacccaGCTGTGTGTCTATGAAGAGTGATGATTCAATGGGTGACATCATCAACTTTAAAAGACGACAACGTTCTGCTGGAAAGAA GATTCATCAgaaaccaggaccaggaccaggatcAGGACCCAGCTGTGTGTCTATGAAGAGTGATGATTCAATGGGTGACGTCATCAACTTTAGAAGACGACAACATTCTGCTGGAAAGAA GATCCATCAAAACCTAGAAATAGAACCCAGCTGTGTGTCTATGAAGAGTGACGATTCAATGGGTGACGTCATCAACTTTAAAAGACGACAACGTTCTGCTGAAAAGAA agtggagcagcagaactcagaggttcccagagctcagtctgaccagcagcatcacctggactccatattcatg ctgctggaggacaacatggtaACTTTTGtaaagaaggagctgaagaagatgcagaaggttgTGAGTCCGGATTACCCACaatgctcagagagtcagagggaggatgaggaggagttggagggtgatgGTGAAgatcagaggagcagcagagagatgtttcagcagatcacagtgttgttcctgaggaggataaagcaggagaagctggctgactgtctgcagagca aacttgctgctgcagtttgtagacgtaaacttaaatgtgacctgaagaagaagttccagagagtgtttgaaggcatcgctaaagcaggacagccgaccctcctgaatgagatctacacagagctgtacatcacagagggagggactgcagaggtcaatgatgaacatgaggtcagacagattgaagtagcatccaggaaagcagacagagcagaaacaagaaTCAGaccagaagacatttttaaaggctcacctggaagagatggaccaatcagaacagtgatgacacagggagtggctggcatcgggaaaacagtgttaacacagaagttgactctggactgggcagaagacaaaagcaaccaggacatccacttcatgtttccattgactttcagagagctgaatgtggtgaaagagagaaagttcagtttGGTGGAACTcattcatcacttcttcagtgaaaccaaagcagcaggaatctgtaGGTTTGAAGACTTcgaggttgtgttgatctttgatggtctggatgagtgtcgccttcctctggacttccacaacaatgagatcctgactgatgttacacagtccacctcagtggatgtgctgctgacaaacctgatcagggggaatctgcttccctctgctcacctctggataaccacacgacctgcagcagctaatcagatccctcctgactgtgtggacatggtgacagaggtcagagggttcaatgacccacagaaggaggagtacttcaggaagagatccagagatgaggagcaggccagcagcatcatctcccacatgaagacatcacgaagcctccacatcatgtgccacatcccagtgttctgctggatcactgctacagttctggaggagctgctgagaagcagagagggaggagatctgcccagaaccctgactgagatgttcatccactatctggtggttcagaccaaaATCAAGAatgtcaagtatgatggaggaacTGAGatagatccacactggagtccagacagcaggaggatgattgagtctctgggaaaactggcttttgagcagctgcagaaaggaaacccgatcttctatgagtccgacctggcagagtgtggcatcgatttggaagcagcctcagtgtactcaggagtgttcacgcagatctttaaagaggagagagggctgtaccaggacaaggtgttctgcttcgtccatctgagcgttcaggagtttctggctgcagtctacatgttccactgttacaGCAACAGGAAGGAGAAGGTTCTGGAGGACTTCTTTAGAGAAGAGTGGAATGGTCTTtatattgctgctgctgttgctgctgcttctgatgatgatgctgatcatgatgatgatgataacaCAGACATCTCATCTCTGGATGTGTTCCTGAagagagtgatggagaaatcCCTCAGAAGTAAAAATGGTCACCTAGACCTGGTTGTTCGCTTtcttcatggcctctgtctggagtccaaccagagactgTTAGGAGGCCTGCTGGGTCAGACAGAGAACCatccagaaatgatccagagagTCATCAACAACTTGAAGGAGATGGAGAGTGATGAAATAtctccagacagaagcatcaacatcttccactgtctgatggagatgaaggatctctcagtTCATCAGGAGATCGAGgagttcctgcagtcagagaacagatcaAAGAAGAGACTTTCTGAGatccactgctcagctctggcctacatgctgcagatgtcagagaaggttctggaTGAGTTGGACCTGGATAAGTACAACACGTCAAAGGAGGGAAGACggagactgattccagctgtgaggaactgcagaaagtttCG GCTTTCTAGCTGTGGACTCTCAGAGAGTCACTATGAAGTCATagcctcagctctgaagtccaacccctcccatctcaTCGAACTGGACCTGAGTAGAAActacctgcaggattcaggagtgaagcatctttctgctggactgcagAATCCAAACTGTAATCtggagactctcag attgtcaaactgctgtttgtcaaagatcagctgtgattctgtgatctcagctctgaagtccaacccctctcatCTGGAACGTCTGGACCTGAGTAAGAACTACAagctgaaggattcaggagtgaaacatctgagtggttttctggagagtccagactgcatcctgaagactctgag atggaagtga